The Phycisphaeraceae bacterium genome includes a window with the following:
- the dapA gene encoding 4-hydroxy-tetrahydrodipicolinate synthase — protein MNPFNTTVWTACITPLTTNAAAVDYASFEQTLRRQEAAGNGILLLGTTGEGASLSSEEKRQIIRWATTLGLNVPVMVGVPGYQFADALNCVEWLRGTHADALLVPTPCYTKPGRHGQAAWFRSMLDAAGRPCMLYNVPSRSGVALATDAVRDIADHPNCWSIKEASGSIDRFNEFAETGLAIYSGNDDIMPDIGPRGAAGLVSVASNLWPEQTLDYARRCITGTLSVDERQLWSAAIAELFRASNPVPAKRAMHALGLIATPALRPPLHGDDLDDLSPLLSYSAEIQETTVAA, from the coding sequence ACACCACCGTCTGGACCGCCTGCATCACGCCTCTGACCACCAACGCCGCTGCCGTCGACTACGCCAGCTTCGAGCAGACCCTCCGCCGACAGGAAGCCGCTGGCAACGGCATCCTCCTCCTGGGCACAACCGGCGAAGGCGCTTCACTCAGCTCTGAGGAGAAGCGGCAGATCATCCGCTGGGCCACGACGCTCGGGCTCAATGTCCCGGTCATGGTCGGCGTCCCCGGCTATCAGTTCGCGGATGCCCTCAACTGCGTCGAGTGGCTCCGCGGGACTCACGCTGACGCGCTGCTCGTCCCGACCCCCTGCTACACCAAGCCCGGCCGCCACGGACAGGCCGCCTGGTTCCGTTCGATGCTCGACGCGGCTGGCCGCCCCTGCATGCTCTACAACGTCCCGTCGCGCTCAGGCGTCGCCCTCGCCACCGACGCTGTCCGTGACATCGCCGATCACCCCAACTGCTGGTCGATCAAGGAAGCCTCCGGATCGATCGATCGCTTCAACGAGTTCGCCGAGACGGGCCTGGCGATCTACTCCGGCAACGATGACATCATGCCCGACATCGGCCCTCGCGGGGCCGCCGGTCTTGTGTCCGTCGCTTCCAACCTTTGGCCCGAGCAGACCCTCGACTACGCCCGCCGGTGTATCACCGGAACGCTCAGCGTCGACGAACGCCAACTCTGGTCCGCCGCCATCGCCGAGCTCTTCCGCGCGTCCAACCCTGTCCCCGCCAAGCGTGCCATGCACGCCCTCGGCCTCATCGCGACCCCTGCCCTGCGTCCACCCCTCCACGGCGACGACCTCGACGACCTGAGCCCACTCCTGTCATACTCCGCAGAGATTCAGGAGACCACCGTTGCCGCTTGA